The DNA region CTCCGATCATCCGCTGCGACTCGGTGTGTACTGACATGCCGGTTTACCCCTCCGCTCGCCGTGGTGTTCGGCGGCGGAAGCTTATCAGCGAGCGGCTCAGCCGCGCTCGTTCCGGTGCGCCACGGCCCTTGATGCGGTCGACCGGTCCTCGTGCGGCGTCGCTGCGCTAGCCGCGCTCGTTCCGGTGCGCCACGGCCGCCGCCAGCGCCCCGCCGACCGCCCCCAGCGCCAGCGCCGACGGCACACCGACCTTCGCCGCCCGTCGTGCGGTGCGGAAGTCGCGGATCTCCCAGCCCCGCTTGCGCGCCATCTCGCGCAGCGCGGCGTCGGGGTTGATGGCCACCGCGGTACCGACCAGTGACAGCATCGGCACGTCGTTGAAGCTGTCCGAATAGGCCGTGCAGCGTCGCAGGTTCAAGCCCTCCCGGATGGCCAGCGACCGCACCGCGTGGGCCTTGCCGGGGCCGTGCAGGATCTCCCCGACCAGCCGTCCGGTGAACACCCCGTCGACCGACTCGGCGACGGTGCCCAGCGCTCCGGTCAGCCCCAGGCGCCGGGCGATGGTCTCGGCCAGTTCCTGCGGCGTCGCGGTGACCAGCCACACCTGCTGGCCGGCGTCCAGGTGCATCTGGGCCAGCTCCCGGGTGCCCGGCCAGATCTTGTCGGCGATGATCTCGTCGTAGATCTCCTCGCCCAGATCGACCAGCTCGGAGACCGGCCGGCCCTCGATGAACGCCAGCGCCTTGCGTCGCCCGGCGGCGACGTCGTCGCTGTTCTCCTTGCCGGTCAGTTGAAACTTGGCCTGCGCGTAGACGATCCCGATGACGTCGCGATAGGTGAAGTAGTCGCGTGCGGCCAGCCCGCGGCCGAAGTGCACCATCGAAGAACCGTGGACCAGGGTGTTGTCCACGTCGAAGAACGCGGCGGCGGTCAGGTCGACCGGCGCCGGCGACGCCTCGGCCTCAACCACGTCGGCTGCGGAGTCGTCGGCCGGACCCGGTGCGGTCATCACCCGACTCCTTCCGCCGCCTTGCCCACAGGGCCGGTCATCCGGCCGCCATCAACCCTATCCGCCCGCACCGCCGATGACCCCCAGGTGATCGCGCAGATCACCTTTGAGATCGAACATCGAATAGTCCCGGAAACTGAACCGCCAGACGCCGTCCACCCGTTCGAACTCGTCGTGGTAGCGGCCCGCGGCGATCACCTGCAGCGGCACGTCGTCGGTCTGCTGCAGCACCGTGTAGTAGGAGCGGCAGGTCGCGGTCCCGGCGTCGTCGTCGATGTCGAGGATCGGATTGGTGATCACGTGCTTGGTGCGCGGCGTGCCGTCGGGGTGGATCCTGACCAGGCTCCGCCACAGCTGCAGGATCCCGGTGTGATCGAGGATGACGGTGCCCTCCGGATCGGCCTTGATCCTGGCGTGGGCGAACAGCGCCGCCACCGCCTCCAGGTCGCCGGAGTCCATCAGCTCCGCATAGCGATACAGCAGGTTCGCGATCGACACAGCGCTGGGATTGGTGGCCGCCATAGCGATGAACATAACCACCGCCGGCGGCTGTGGGCGTCAGGCCGCGCCGCGCCCACCTGCCACACTGGAACCATGACGTCCCCCCAGGTGCAGTTGTTGACGCGCGAGGGTTGCCCGGTCTGCGTCGAGGTGAACACCCGGCTGATCGCGCTGGCCGACGAGTTGGGGTTCGAGCTGAGCGTCACCGACGTCGACACCGCCGCGGCGGCCGGCGACAGCAGCCTGCGCGCCGAGTACGGCGACCGGCTGCCGGTGGTGCTGCTCGACGGCCGGGAGCACAGTTACTGGGAGGTCGACGAGCCCCGGCTTCGGGCGGACCTCGCCGTCGGAAACCGCACGGTGGACGGCGGGTAACCGGCAAATGGATTCGGCCGAATTTGGTGGGCCAGCACTTTAGCCTCTACCGTGGGGTGAAGTTTGTTCACGGGTGACAGCAAGGAGCGGACCAGGTGATATTGCCGTGAGCGTCCTGCTCTTCGGGGTCTCGCATCGCAGCGCCCCCGTCTCAGTCCTCGAGCAGCTCAGCACCGCCGAATCCGATCAGATCAAGATCGTCGAGCAGGTGCTGCAATCGCCGCTCGTCACCGAAGCGATGATTCTGTCGACCTGCAACCGGGTCGAGATATACGCCGTGGTGGACGCCTTCCACGCCGGACTGTCCGCGATCGGGCAGGTGCTCTCCGAGCATTCCGGCATGTCGATGGGCGATCTCACCAAATACGCCTACGTCCGCTACAGCGAAGCCGCCGTCGAGCACCTGTTCTCGGTGGCCAGCGGCTTGGACTCCGCGGTCGTCGGCGAACAGCAGGTGCTGGGCCAGGTACGGCGCGCCTACGCCACCGCCGAGGCCAACAGCACCGTCGGACGGGTGCTGCACGAACTGGCGCAACGGGCGCTGTCGGTCGGCAAGCGGGTGCACTCCGAAACCGGGATCGACGCCGCGGGCGCCTCGGTGGTGTCGGTGGCGCTGTCCATCGCCGGCAAACAACTGGGCGCCGACGCGCTGCGCGGCCGGACCGCGGTGGTGATCGGCGCCGGCTCCATGGGCGCACTGTCCGCCGCGCACCTGGTGCGTGCCGGGGTGGAACACATCCACGTGGTCAACCGCTCGCTGCCGCGTGCGCAGCGGCTGGCCCGCAAGATCCGCGAGGGCGGGGTGACCGCCGACGCCGTCGCCCTGGACCGGGTGGCCGCGGCTCTGACCGGCGCCGACCTCGCGGTCTGCTCCACCGGAGCGGTCAGCCCGGTGGTGACGCTGGCCGACGTGCACCATGCACTGGCCGACGGCGACCGCGACGAGATCACCCAGCCGCTGGTGATCTGCGACCTGGGTATGCCCCGCGACGTCGACGCCGCGGTCACCGGGCTGCCCGGGGTGCAGGTCATCGACATGGACCGCATCCAGCGGGAGCCGTCGGCGCAGGTCGCCACCTCCGACACCGAGGCCGCGCGCAGCATCGTGGCCCGCGAGGTCGCCACCTACCTGGCCGGGCAGCGGATGGCCGAGGTCACCCCGACGGTGACCGCACTGCGCCAGCGCGCCGCGGACGTGGTCACCGCCGAACTGCTGCGGTTGGACCACCGACTGCCGGAGTTGGACGCCGCCCACCGGGAAGAGGTCGCCCGCACCGTGCATCGCGTGGTCGACAAGCTGCTGCACGCCCCCACCGTGCGGGTCAAGCAGCTGGCCGGCTCGCCGGGTGGCGACAGCTACGCCGAGGCGCTGCGCGAACTGTTCGAGCTCGACCCGACCGCGGTGGACGCCGTGGCGACGGCGGGCGAATTACCCACGGTGCCGGGAGGATTCGATGTCAACGCTGAAACCGGGTCGGCCGGGTAGACGTTTTGGGTGACGTAATCCGCATCGGCACTCGGGGCAGTTTGTTGGCCACGACGCAGGCCGGCACCATCCGTGATGCCCTGGTGGCCGCCGGCCACCCCGCCGAACTGGTCATCATCAGCACCCCCGGGGACCGCTCCTCGGGCCCCATCGCCGACCTCGGGGTGGGGGTCTTCACCGCGGAGCTGCGCGAGGCCATCCTCGACGGCCGGGTGGACGCCGCGGTGCACTCGCACAAGGACCTGCCCACCGCCGAGGATCCCCGCTTCCTGCTCGCCGCGAATCCGCCCCGCGAGGACGCCCGCGACGCCCTGGTGGCGCGCGACGGCCTGGTGCTGGGCGAGTTGCCCGCGGGTGCCACGGTGGGCACCTCATCGCCGCGGCGGGCCGCACAGCTTAGAGCACTGGGTCTCGGTTTGGAAATCCGCCCCCTACGAGGCAACCTAGATAGCAGGTTGAACAGGGTAAGCAGCGGCGAACTCGACGCCATCGTGGTCGCCCGGGCGGGACTGGCCCGGGTGGGACGCCTCGATGCGATCACCGAGACGTTGGAACCGGTACAGATGTTGCCGGCACCGGCTCAAGGTGCGCTGGCGGTGGAGTGTCGCGCCGGCGACACCGCACTGGCGGCGCTGCTGGCGGAGTTGGACGACACCGACACCCGCCGAGCGGTCACCGCCGAGCGGACCCTGCTCGCCGAACTGGAGGCGGGTTGTTCCGCACCGGTGGGCGCGATCGCCGAAGTGGTCGAGTCCATCGATGAGGACGGCCGGGTCTTCGAGGAGCTGTCGCTACGCGGTTGCGTGGCGGCGCTGGATGGATCCGACGTGATCCGCGCGTCCGGCATCGGCAGTCCGGACCGAGCCCGAGAACTCGGTGTCTCGGTCGCAGCGGAACTGTTCGAGTTGGGTGCGCGCGAGATCATGTCGGCTGCACGGTGAAACAGGTGCGTGGGGAAGTGACTGGGAGTAACGAATGGCTCGCCAAGTGAGCGCGCGAGGGCAGAAGCCCAAGCCCGGCCGCATTGTGTTCGTCGGGTCTGGTCCCGGCGACCCGGGCCTGCTGACGATGCGGGCGCGTACGGCGCTGACGAATGCCTCGTTGGTGTTCATCGACCCCGACGTGCCCGAGACGGTGCTGGCGCTGATCGGTACCGCACTGCCGCCGATGGCGGGTCCGGTGCCGCCGGCACCCAAAACCGAGGACGGCGCGGCCGACGGCGACGACGACGCGAAGGACACCGCCTCGACCATGGTCGGCGGTCCCGACATCCGCCCCGCACTGGGCGAGCCGGCCGAGGTGGCCAAGCTCCTGGCGGCCGAGGCGCGCACCGGCACCGACGTGGTCCGACTGGTGGCCGGTGACCCGCTGTCGATCGACGCGGTCATCACCGAGGTGAATGCGGTGGCACGCACCAGCGTGGTGTTCGAGATCGTGCCGGGGCTGCCCGCCACCAGCGCGGTGCCCACCTACGCCGGCCTGCCGCTCGGCTCGTCGCACACCGTCGCCGACGTCCGTGACCCGAACGTGGATTGGGGCGCGCTGGCCGCCGCCCCGGGTCCGCTGATCCTGCAGGCCACCACCTCGCATCTGCCGGAGGCGGCCCGCACCCTGATCGAGTACGGCCTGGCCGACAACACCCCGTGTGTGGTGACCACCTCGGGCACCACCTGCGCGCAGCGTTCGGTCGAGTCCAGCCTGGGCGGCCTCACCGAGGCTTCGGCGCTGGCCAGCATCGACCCGGTGATCCTGCCCAACGGCCAGGAGGCCTCGGCCGGACCCCTGGTGGTGACCATCGGCAAGACGGTGAACAGTCGGGCCAAACTGAACTGGTGGGAGAGTCGCGCGTTGTACGGCTGGACCGTTCTGGTGCCGCGCACCAAGGATCAGGCCGGCGAGATGAGCGATCGTCTGGTCAGCCACGGTGCCTCGCCGATCGAGGTTCCGACCATCGCGGTGGAGCCGCCCCGTAGCCCGGCCCAGATGGAAAGGGCCGTAAAGGGTTTGGTGGACGGCCGCTACCAGTGGGTGGTGTTCACCTCGACCAACGCGGTCCGTGCGGTGTGGGAGAAGTTCGCCGAGTTCGGGCTGG from Mycolicibacter sp. MU0083 includes:
- a CDS encoding HAD family hydrolase is translated as MTAPGPADDSAADVVEAEASPAPVDLTAAAFFDVDNTLVHGSSMVHFGRGLAARDYFTYRDVIGIVYAQAKFQLTGKENSDDVAAGRRKALAFIEGRPVSELVDLGEEIYDEIIADKIWPGTRELAQMHLDAGQQVWLVTATPQELAETIARRLGLTGALGTVAESVDGVFTGRLVGEILHGPGKAHAVRSLAIREGLNLRRCTAYSDSFNDVPMLSLVGTAVAINPDAALREMARKRGWEIRDFRTARRAAKVGVPSALALGAVGGALAAAVAHRNERG
- a CDS encoding nuclear transport factor 2 family protein yields the protein MAATNPSAVSIANLLYRYAELMDSGDLEAVAALFAHARIKADPEGTVILDHTGILQLWRSLVRIHPDGTPRTKHVITNPILDIDDDAGTATCRSYYTVLQQTDDVPLQVIAAGRYHDEFERVDGVWRFSFRDYSMFDLKGDLRDHLGVIGGAGG
- a CDS encoding glutaredoxin family protein, coding for MTSPQVQLLTREGCPVCVEVNTRLIALADELGFELSVTDVDTAAAAGDSSLRAEYGDRLPVVLLDGREHSYWEVDEPRLRADLAVGNRTVDGG
- a CDS encoding glutamyl-tRNA reductase: MSVLLFGVSHRSAPVSVLEQLSTAESDQIKIVEQVLQSPLVTEAMILSTCNRVEIYAVVDAFHAGLSAIGQVLSEHSGMSMGDLTKYAYVRYSEAAVEHLFSVASGLDSAVVGEQQVLGQVRRAYATAEANSTVGRVLHELAQRALSVGKRVHSETGIDAAGASVVSVALSIAGKQLGADALRGRTAVVIGAGSMGALSAAHLVRAGVEHIHVVNRSLPRAQRLARKIREGGVTADAVALDRVAAALTGADLAVCSTGAVSPVVTLADVHHALADGDRDEITQPLVICDLGMPRDVDAAVTGLPGVQVIDMDRIQREPSAQVATSDTEAARSIVAREVATYLAGQRMAEVTPTVTALRQRAADVVTAELLRLDHRLPELDAAHREEVARTVHRVVDKLLHAPTVRVKQLAGSPGGDSYAEALRELFELDPTAVDAVATAGELPTVPGGFDVNAETGSAG
- the hemC gene encoding hydroxymethylbilane synthase, which translates into the protein MGDVIRIGTRGSLLATTQAGTIRDALVAAGHPAELVIISTPGDRSSGPIADLGVGVFTAELREAILDGRVDAAVHSHKDLPTAEDPRFLLAANPPREDARDALVARDGLVLGELPAGATVGTSSPRRAAQLRALGLGLEIRPLRGNLDSRLNRVSSGELDAIVVARAGLARVGRLDAITETLEPVQMLPAPAQGALAVECRAGDTALAALLAELDDTDTRRAVTAERTLLAELEAGCSAPVGAIAEVVESIDEDGRVFEELSLRGCVAALDGSDVIRASGIGSPDRARELGVSVAAELFELGAREIMSAAR
- a CDS encoding bifunctional uroporphyrinogen-III C-methyltransferase/uroporphyrinogen-III synthase; protein product: MARQVSARGQKPKPGRIVFVGSGPGDPGLLTMRARTALTNASLVFIDPDVPETVLALIGTALPPMAGPVPPAPKTEDGAADGDDDAKDTASTMVGGPDIRPALGEPAEVAKLLAAEARTGTDVVRLVAGDPLSIDAVITEVNAVARTSVVFEIVPGLPATSAVPTYAGLPLGSSHTVADVRDPNVDWGALAAAPGPLILQATTSHLPEAARTLIEYGLADNTPCVVTTSGTTCAQRSVESSLGGLTEASALASIDPVILPNGQEASAGPLVVTIGKTVNSRAKLNWWESRALYGWTVLVPRTKDQAGEMSDRLVSHGASPIEVPTIAVEPPRSPAQMERAVKGLVDGRYQWVVFTSTNAVRAVWEKFAEFGLDARAFSGVKIACVGEATAERVRAFGISPELVPSGEQSSLGLLDEFPPYDDVFDPVNRVLLPRADIATETLAEGLRERGWEIEDVTAYRTVRAAPPPANIREMIKTGGFDAVCFTSSSTVRNLVGIAGKPHARTIVACIGPKTAETAAEFGLRVDVQPETAAVGPLVDALAEHAARLRAEGALPPPRKKSRRR